The Limnochordia bacterium nucleotide sequence GACATCATCGGGGGGTATGTCGAACCTAATGCACAGACTCAACGAAGGTGGTATGCTTAGCAGCTGTTGAACCTACAGAAATTGGAGATGGAGCCAGTACCCGTGAATCGTTGACTCATACCAGGCCAAATTGCCGCTTGCTTTCCTGCTCATCTGTGGTATAATATATGCGTGTTCTCATAAAAATGAATCTACTGCACATCTCCGAATCCCGACAGGTAGCGGGGGAACCAAATTTTGGGGTGAATCCTAGTTTTGCTAGGTAGGGCAACTTGGGTGCCCGAGCCCGTCAGCTAACCCCGTAGGAGTGCGCCAAGCGGATGTATTAGTCCCCGTTAGGACTTTGCATGCGCTTTTTTTATCGCCTAATGGAGGCAAAGCGCGCTTGACATACTAGATTAGCTGACAGGGTGAATAAACATGACGCTTTGGAACAGGTATCAGAATGATATCCTTTCGGGAATAACCGTTGCTGTTGTTGCTTTGCCTTTGGCTTTAGCTTTCGGAATTGCAAGTGGCGCCGGTGCGTTAGCGGGGCTTTATGCGACTATCTTCGCCGGCTTTGTCACTTCTCTTTTTGGGGGCAGCGAGGTCCAGGTGAGCGGGCCCACCGGTACTATGACCGTAGTACTAGTGGCTATCATCGCCAAGTACGGCATAGAAGGCATGCTTCTTGCTGGTGCATTGGCTGGATTAATGCAGATCGTTTTAGGCATGCTGCGCCTAGGACGGTTTGTCAAGTTCCTCCCTCAATCGGTCATCTCCGGGTTTACAAACGGTGTTGCTATCATTATCTTCATGTCTCAGATCGAGACAGCCCTGCAAACCCCATCCGTGACCCTGGTCACCGCTGCCGCCATCCTTTTTGCCATGTTTTTCGCTAAGAAAATTCCCGCCTCGTTGTTTGGCCTTGCCGTGGGAATTGCGGCAAATCAGTTATTTTTCCACAGTCCACATCTGGTGGGAGAGATCCCTGCCACCTTACCGAAATTAGTTCTACCCCTCGGTCAACTACAGAACATTCGTGGATTAGTCATGCCGGCCATTACCATATGCTTTCTGGGTACCATCGAGTCCCTATTATCCGCAGAAGTTGCCGATACAATGACCGGGCAAACCCACAATGCGAATCGGGAGTTAATCGGTCAAGGATTGGGGAATTTGACCAGCGCTTTAGTTGGCGGCATCCCTATATCAGGGGTAATGGCCCGCACGGCGGTTAACGTTAATAGCGGCGGGCGCACTAGACTAGCGGGAATGGTCCATTCGGTGGTATTACTCATTGTGGTCTTCCTGTTTGGCCGCTGGGCAGCGCATATTCCTCTGGCCTCATTGGCGGCGATTTTGATGGTCACTGCTGTACGCACCGTAGACTGGCCGGGACTGAAACTGGTACCCCAGGCGGGATGGAGCTATGGGATTCCCCTGTTCACCACCATGGTTCTTACTGTGTTTTTTGATCTAACTATCGCAGTGGCAGGAGGGTTGGCCGTAGCGATTCTTTTCCTCATGATTGAGCTAGCAAGACTTCCCCATATCACTCAGCATCCACAGGGACTACCGGAGCATCCCAAGGTGGCGGTGGTAAGCCTCGAAGGACCTGTCTTCTTCCTAAGCACCGAAAAGCTCATGAAACAAGTCCAATCCTTGGCCCAGGGAAGAGAGATCCTGGTCCTAGATTGCACGAACGTACCGGCAACTGATGATACCGCGATCTTGCTCCTGAAGAAAATGGCAAAGCGGTATCAGGAGGAAGATCGCATTGTCTATGTTGCAGGGGTCAAAGGGGATTCCCTCCAGAAACTGGCGGATCTTAAGGTAACTGAGGCTTTAGGTGATCACTACGTCTGTCCCCACTTAGATTTAGCATTAAACAGGGCTTACCAGGATGCTAGCTGACTAAGCCCTTTGGTCCCTTGGAATATGACATGATGTCCCCAACCGTAGAATCGACCAGGAGCAGGAATAGTCTTTACCAATGGAGAAGTGTATTCTATATATAAGAACGAGAATACACCTATTCAGTTTAGACGAATTCGCTGTTACCCGGAGGAAATTGAGCATGTCACCAAGGACAAAAGACAAACCAGCACCTAAAGTAAAATCTTTACACAAGGCAATCCAAGTACTCAAGTGTTTTAGTACGTCCCAACCAGAACTGGGCGTAACCGAGATCAGTCAAATCCTCGATCTGCAAAAGAGCACTGTACATAATATCCTATCAACCTTCGAAGGCGAAGGGTTTATTGAGCAGGACCCCGAGACAAAAAGGTATCGTCTAGGAATGCATATTCTGTACCTGAGCAATATCGTCAGAGAAGGTTTAGGACTGCGTAAGGTGGCTTTACCCGTCATGGAAAAGGTCAAGGAAGCCTTTGGTGAAACGGTTCATTTAGCCATCGAAGAGGATGGCCAAGTAGTCTATCTTGAGAGTATTCAGCCGGCTGATCGCTCCGTTAATAGGCTAGCGGTGGGTAAGCGAGCTTCCATACACTGTACCGGGGTTGGTAAAGCTATTCTCGCTTTCGCCCCCGATGAACGGGTAAAGGCGATCATCGATCTCCATGGGCTACCAAGGTACACCCAGAACACGATCACCCGTCCTCAAGATCTGCTTGAGGAACTTAGAAACACCCGGGCCCGGGGTTATGCCGTGGATAATATGGAGCATGAATGGGGTATTCGGTGCATTGCCGTACCCATCAGAGATGAATCCGGTCGCATTGGTGCTTCCATGAGTATCTCAGGACCGTCAGAGCGATTCCCCCTAGAGGAAATCGACACCATGGCCCAGTCCTTCATCACCTATGGACTGGAGATCTCCCGCCGTTTAGGTTGGGAAGGGTATTAGGGCAGATCATACCCGTTGGGGAAGCATGCGGTTGTTCATGACCAGTCTGCGGTATTGGGCTAAAAGCATGTTAGTCGTCTCCACAGAGCTGAGCCGCTGGGACTTAAGGAGCGCATTCTTGGAGAGATCCGCGCGTAGCGTTGGATCTTCAATTAGACGACACACCGCCGTGGAAAAATCCACTACATTGTAATCCGTCAAAAACCCTTCCACACCATGGGTTACCAAATCCTTAGTTCCTGGCGCGTTAATACCCACCACGGGGAGCCCTGCAGCCATCGCTTCTAGGGTTACGAGTCCCTGGGTTTCTGTGCGGGATGGAAAGACGAAAATATCTCCAGCAAGAAAGGCATCAACTACCTCTTCAAAGGGTCTTTGTCCGGTAAAAAGAACCGCATCTTGAAGTCCGAGTTCCTTAACCTTATATTTCAAGTATTCCAGAAGAGGCCCTCCACCAACATAGAGCAGCTTTGCAGGGAAGCGTTGCCGTACTTGGCTCAACACGTCTAGAAGAAAAGCCGGGCTCTTTTCCTCAGCTATCCTCCCCACATAGGTAAGGATGATCTCATCGGAACCGATGCCATTCTCCCGGCGAAACTTCGTTCCATCTCCCTCTGCAAACAACCCTAGTTCTATACCGGTTGGGATAACCACCGGTTCCTTGGTAAGATGGTATAAGGGCATGATTACATCCTTTACCGATTGCGTCGGTGTAATCACCAGATCGCACTTACGACAGTAGTGCGCTAACCAGCTCACAATAAACCGACGCAATACTGACGTTGCACCGGGCCAGTAGTGAGCATACTCATGATACATCGTATGGTGGGTAAACACCAATGGCAAGCGACATCTCTTACTGACTCCATCTGCGAGACTGCCCATCAAGAATGGGGTATGGCTGTGGATCACATCGATACCTAGCGCGTTGATCACCCGGTAGATCACCGGGGATACCGGCACGGGCAGACGGAAGTCTCTTAGGCTAGGCGCGGAAACCGAGTAAAAGCGAAATACCCTAGTAGCAGGTCCGTCGTTACTATCTTCCAAGGCAAGGACATCCCCTTCTTCCTTGCTATACTTCGGTGCAAACACATATACATGATGTCCCTGTTCTACGAGCTGTTTGGTAAATAGATCTATAGACCGGACAACCCCACTGGAGTACGGTCTGTAACTATCACTAAAAACTGCAATGTTCAATGGCATACTTCATTACCCCTTCAATTGATGCCCATGGGCACTGAACCTCTAATGGTAACTCATGGCCATATATCGATCAAGACATCCACTTTTACTTGGCTATGACTCCGTGGCCAGGCCGATACCTCGTTGAGTTGGCACACATTGTCACCGTATTCTGGAAACCCATGCAGCCTTTTTCGGAGCAAGTTTAACACCCTTGTCCTCAAGCCGAATTGGGCTACTTGGTACAGACCTAACCGATCAGTTCTCCTCTGATTAGTGGATATATCCAGTTAAGTATACTCGATCAAGTCAATTAAGATGCCTGCAAAGCGAAGTCCTCACTAAACACTAAGGATACCTGAGTCTCCTGGACGCTTCCACCTCTTATTCATAGGTCTATTATACCATACACACTAGATGAGGGGCAGGTGTACGGTTCGCCTTTTGGACGCTGTCGGCGGGACGAGTAATACGGGCAAAACACCAGCCTGTGCCAAGGTCGAAAGACAGGACAACGTCCCCTGCATTTATCCAGGGGAAAATGCTCAAATTAGGTACAGAATCTGCTACATATGACTGTAAAAAGCAGGAATCAACCCCATATATGCCGAATCTCAGGTGAGAGATCGAAAGACCATTGGGAAAAGAGGGAACACAGTATGCATAGGATTGCTGTCATACCTGGCGATGGAACTGGTCCTGAAGTCGTCGCCGAGGGTTTAAAAGTGTTGGAGGCTGTCGCTGCAAAACAGGGCTTTGCCTACGAAACAACAACCTTCAACTTCGGAGGTAACCATTTCCTAAAAACCGGAGAAGTACTACCAGATTCCGCAATAGAAGACCTAAAGGGCTTTGATGCCATCTATCTAGGCGCCATCGGCCACCCCGATGTAAAACCCGGTATTCTCGAGAAGGGCATTTTGCTTAAACTACGCTTTGCTTTGGACCAATATATCAACCTACGCCCTGTGAAGCTCTATCCGGGAGTGGACACTCCCCTAAAGGATAAGGGGCCAGAGCATATCGACTTTGTGGTAGTCCGGGAAAACACCGAGGGTCTGTACACCGGGACCGGTGGGTTCACCAAGCAATATACTCCCGACGAAGTAGCTGTGCAGGTATCAGTAAATACCCGTAAGGGTGTGGAAAGGTGCATTCGCTACGCCTTCGACTACTGCAAAAAGCGAAACAAAAGTAATACATTGACCCTTTGTGGTAAAACAAACGTGCTTACCTATGCCTTTGATCTATGGGAACGTACGTTCAATGAGGTGGGTCAGGAATACCCGGATATCAAGCGAGACTACGCGCATGTTGATGCGATTACCATGTGGATGGTGAAGAACCCAGAATGGTTCGATGTTATTGTTACTGACAACATGTTCGGGGATATCATCACCGACCTGGGCGCGATGATTCAAGGCGGCATGGGCATTGCTGCAGGCGGTAACATCAATCCCGAAGGAGTATCTATGTTTGAGCCCATTGGCGGTTCAGCACCTAAATACACAGGCAAAAATGTAATCAATCCCCTTGCAGCCATTAGCGCGGTGGGAATGATGTTGGAATTCCTTGGTGAGGATCAAGCTGCCAAAGCCGTAGAAAATGCCGTGATCACCGTATGCCGTGATCATGTTAAGAGCCTTGCCGCTGGTAAGATGGGTTACAGCACAACCGAGGTCGGCGATCTTGTCGCAAGTTTAGTGTAAGACCATGTTGCTTGGAAAAAGCCGCCTTGGCTTTCCCGGTTTTTGCCGAGAGACAGGCGGCTTTTCTTCTAATGGTCTATTTCAGTTTATCGATGAAGGTCTCCACCTCTGATGAAGTAGGCATGGAGCTTTGTGCCCCTTTGCGGGTTACAGCAATAGCCGCAGCGACATTGGCATACCGAGCAGCTTCAAGCAAGGTCGCCCCCCGGGCTAGACAGGCACCTAGGGCCCCTGCATAACAATCCCCGGCTGCAGTGGTATCCACACTTTCCACTGGAATCCCATAGACCCGTTCCTTAGCATACTGCCCCCATAGGAAGGCCCCATCGGCCCCGAGCTTCACAATCACCTGCTTCGGACCTAGTGATAAGAGTTTCTCTGCGACCTCCTGCACATTCGCCTCGGTTACCGGATCATCCATTCCAGCTAAAACAGCAGCCTCACTGCTGTTAGGTACCAGGATATCCACATTCTCCAAAAGATTTCTGGGTAATACCTGTGGTGGTGCTGGATCCAATATGACCAATGCTTCGTGTTCCCTGGCATAGGCCGCTGCCTTAGTGACTGTCCCGAGGGGAATCTCCAACTGCAGCAAAACCACGTCAGTCTGCTCCCAAATCGCCCCTGGCAAATGCTCTATGGCACAACCGTTGTTGGCACCGGGAGCAACAACGATGGCATTCTCCCCTGCCTCATCTACACAGATAAAGGCAACACCGGTAGATAGATCTGGATCAACGGCTACAAACTCGGTGCCTACTCCACTGGTATGTAGGCTCTCCAGCAAACGTTCTCCGAACTCATCCTTTCCAATCCTACCTACCATAGCGGTGGAGGCATTTTGCCTCGCCGCGGACACAGCCTGATTGGCCCCTTTGCCACCAGGAAACATCTGGAAGTCCGTCCCCAAAACGGTCTGCCCAGGCCGCGGAATGGATG carries:
- a CDS encoding 3-isopropylmalate dehydrogenase, which encodes MHRIAVIPGDGTGPEVVAEGLKVLEAVAAKQGFAYETTTFNFGGNHFLKTGEVLPDSAIEDLKGFDAIYLGAIGHPDVKPGILEKGILLKLRFALDQYINLRPVKLYPGVDTPLKDKGPEHIDFVVVRENTEGLYTGTGGFTKQYTPDEVAVQVSVNTRKGVERCIRYAFDYCKKRNKSNTLTLCGKTNVLTYAFDLWERTFNEVGQEYPDIKRDYAHVDAITMWMVKNPEWFDVIVTDNMFGDIITDLGAMIQGGMGIAAGGNINPEGVSMFEPIGGSAPKYTGKNVINPLAAISAVGMMLEFLGEDQAAKAVENAVITVCRDHVKSLAAGKMGYSTTEVGDLVASLV
- a CDS encoding IclR family transcriptional regulator produces the protein MSPRTKDKPAPKVKSLHKAIQVLKCFSTSQPELGVTEISQILDLQKSTVHNILSTFEGEGFIEQDPETKRYRLGMHILYLSNIVREGLGLRKVALPVMEKVKEAFGETVHLAIEEDGQVVYLESIQPADRSVNRLAVGKRASIHCTGVGKAILAFAPDERVKAIIDLHGLPRYTQNTITRPQDLLEELRNTRARGYAVDNMEHEWGIRCIAVPIRDESGRIGASMSISGPSERFPLEEIDTMAQSFITYGLEISRRLGWEGY
- the rbsK gene encoding ribokinase codes for the protein MSGNVLVVGSLNLDLVVSAPSIPRPGQTVLGTDFQMFPGGKGANQAVSAARQNASTAMVGRIGKDEFGERLLESLHTSGVGTEFVAVDPDLSTGVAFICVDEAGENAIVVAPGANNGCAIEHLPGAIWEQTDVVLLQLEIPLGTVTKAAAYAREHEALVILDPAPPQVLPRNLLENVDILVPNSSEAAVLAGMDDPVTEANVQEVAEKLLSLGPKQVIVKLGADGAFLWGQYAKERVYGIPVESVDTTAAGDCYAGALGACLARGATLLEAARYANVAAAIAVTRKGAQSSMPTSSEVETFIDKLK
- a CDS encoding SulP family inorganic anion transporter, translated to MTLWNRYQNDILSGITVAVVALPLALAFGIASGAGALAGLYATIFAGFVTSLFGGSEVQVSGPTGTMTVVLVAIIAKYGIEGMLLAGALAGLMQIVLGMLRLGRFVKFLPQSVISGFTNGVAIIIFMSQIETALQTPSVTLVTAAAILFAMFFAKKIPASLFGLAVGIAANQLFFHSPHLVGEIPATLPKLVLPLGQLQNIRGLVMPAITICFLGTIESLLSAEVADTMTGQTHNANRELIGQGLGNLTSALVGGIPISGVMARTAVNVNSGGRTRLAGMVHSVVLLIVVFLFGRWAAHIPLASLAAILMVTAVRTVDWPGLKLVPQAGWSYGIPLFTTMVLTVFFDLTIAVAGGLAVAILFLMIELARLPHITQHPQGLPEHPKVAVVSLEGPVFFLSTEKLMKQVQSLAQGREILVLDCTNVPATDDTAILLLKKMAKRYQEEDRIVYVAGVKGDSLQKLADLKVTEALGDHYVCPHLDLALNRAYQDAS
- a CDS encoding glycosyltransferase, whose translation is MPLNIAVFSDSYRPYSSGVVRSIDLFTKQLVEQGHHVYVFAPKYSKEEGDVLALEDSNDGPATRVFRFYSVSAPSLRDFRLPVPVSPVIYRVINALGIDVIHSHTPFLMGSLADGVSKRCRLPLVFTHHTMYHEYAHYWPGATSVLRRFIVSWLAHYCRKCDLVITPTQSVKDVIMPLYHLTKEPVVIPTGIELGLFAEGDGTKFRRENGIGSDEIILTYVGRIAEEKSPAFLLDVLSQVRQRFPAKLLYVGGGPLLEYLKYKVKELGLQDAVLFTGQRPFEEVVDAFLAGDIFVFPSRTETQGLVTLEAMAAGLPVVGINAPGTKDLVTHGVEGFLTDYNVVDFSTAVCRLIEDPTLRADLSKNALLKSQRLSSVETTNMLLAQYRRLVMNNRMLPQRV